A stretch of Physeter macrocephalus isolate SW-GA chromosome 8, ASM283717v5, whole genome shotgun sequence DNA encodes these proteins:
- the SOWAHA gene encoding ankyrin repeat domain-containing protein SOWAHA: MALAAAAAAAAAGVSQAAVLGFLQENGGKVRNSELLSRFKPLLDAGDPRGRAARRDRFKQFVNDVAVVKELDGVKFVVLRKKPRLREGPEPLPSCFSITPEASAPPSKITSVSQGETAASGAPSLASAQRAVEPPEDPAPPSEPQDTPGDQASEPTQLTKGLLLVPARQSGMPSDPQITAFELAQPSEGLSADVAPPSMAPSEAALPHAEPPDPEPAPGLTKGPPPPPPRALPQKPCMLPVRCVPGPAALRIRAEEQGLRRQLSEEPSPRSSPLLLRRLSVEESGLGLSLGPGRSPHLRRLSRAGPRLLSPDTEEVPAAPPPSAVPLEPAEHEWLVRTAGGRWTHQLHGLLLRDLGLATKRDFMSGFTALHWAAKSGDLEMVQQLVEIARRGGARVDVNARSHGGYTPLHLAALHGHEDAAVLLVVRLGAQVHVRDHSGRRAYQYLPSGASYALRRLLGDPGLRSSTEPDATGGGSGSFAARRPVQVAATILSSTTSAFLGVLADDLMLQDLARGMRKSGSLSKFLGASPMAPRKKTKPRSSLQVFSEISRRPTPGPLAGLVPSLPPAT, translated from the coding sequence ATGGCGCTGGCCGCGGCCGCGGCCGCTGCGGCCGCCGGGGTGAGCCAGGCGGCAGTGCTGGGCTTTCTGCAGGAGAACGGCGGAAAGGTGCGCAACTCTGAGCTGCTGAGCCGCTTCAAGCCGCTGCTGGATGCCGGCGACCCACGCGGCCGCGCCGCCCGCAGGGACCGTTTCAAGCAGTTTGTCAACGACGTGGCCGTGGTGAAGGAGCTCGACGGCGTCAAATTTGTGGTGCTGAGGAAGAAGCCGCGGCTCCGGGAGGGACCAgagccccttccctcctgcttctcGATCACCCCGGAGGCATCAGCCCCGCCGTCGAAGATCACCTCCGTCTCACAGGGGGAAACCGCTGCTTCGGGGGCTCCATCCTTGGCCTCGGCGCAGAGGGCGGTGGAACCACCTGAGGACCCGGCTCCGCCATCAGAGCCACAGGACACCCCCGGGGATCAGGCCTCTGAGCCCACTCAGCTGACTAAGGGGCTGCTGTTAGTCCCAGCCCGGCAGTCAGGGATGCCCTCGGACCCCCAGATTACAGCCTTTGAGCTGGCCCAGCCCTCCGAGGGACTCTCTGCAGACGTGGCCCCACCGTCCATGGCACCGTCGGAGGCAGCTTTGCCCCATGCAGAACCGCCAGACCCGGAACCTGCGCCTGGGCTGACAAAAGGGCCGCCACCACCCCCTCCGCGCGCGCTGCCGCAAAAACCCTGCATGCTGCCGGTGCGCTGCGTCCCGGGCCCCGCGGCGCTCCGGATCCGGGCGGAGGAACAGGGCCTGCGTCGGCAGCTGTCGGAGGAGCCCAGCCCACGGAGCTCCCCGCTGCTGCTGCGGCGGCTCTCAGTAGAGGAGTCCGGCCTGGGCCTCAGCCTGGGCCCCGGCCGCTCCCCGCACCTGAGGCGCCTGTCGCGCGCCGGCCCTCGTCTGCTGAGCCCGGACACCGAGGAGGTGCCCGCCGCACCGCCGCCGTCCGCCGTCCCCCTGGAGCCGGCCGAACACGAGTGGCTAGTGCGGACTGCCGGGGGCCGTTGGACCCACCAGCTGCACGGGCTGCTGCTGCGCGACCTCGGCCTGGCGACCAAACGCGACTTCATGTCTGGTTTCACGGCCCTGCATTGGGCCGCCAAGAGTGGCGACCTCGAGATGGTGCAGCAGCTGGTGGAGATCGCGCGGCGTGGAGGCGCGCGGGTCGACGTGAACGCGCGCTCACACGGTGGCTACACGCCGCTGCACCTGGCGGCTCTGCATGGCCACGAAGATGCAGCGGTGCTGCTGGTGGTCCGCTTGGGTGCGCAGGTGCACGTGCGTGACCACAGCGGGCGGCGCGCTTACCAGTACCTGCCGTCCGGCGCCTCGTACGCGCTGCGCCGCCTACTTGGCGACCCCGGCCTGCGAAGCTCTACCGAGCCCGATGCGACCGGTGGTGGTAGTGGCAGTTTTGCGGCCCGGCGCCCGGTGCAGGTGGCCGCCACCATCCTCAGTTCCACCACCAGCGCGTTTCTGGGCGTCCTGGCCGACGACCTGATGCTCCAGGATCTGGCTCGAGGCATGAGGAAGTCAGGCTCCTTAAGCAAATTTTTGGGTGCCTCGCCCATGGCTCCTCGTAAAAAGACAAAACCCCGCAGTAGTCTGCAGGTCTTTTCAGAAATCTCCCGTCGACCCACTCCGGGGCCCTTGGCTGGTCTAGTGCCCA